A stretch of the Rhinoderma darwinii isolate aRhiDar2 chromosome 3, aRhiDar2.hap1, whole genome shotgun sequence genome encodes the following:
- the LOC142750432 gene encoding olfactory receptor 5J3-like has protein sequence MEQRNKTLVTEFILSGLSSNPNLRLPLFLLCSLVYMVTLLGNLMIIVLIRITPGLQTPMYFFLMNLSFVDILYSSAITPNIMSNILSVNKTISIIACAIQMFLFIGLVSSEGMILAVMAYDRYVAICKPLYYTIIINKWTCLQLIFSVYIAGCLNSFIHTYCAFILPFCGSNYVNHFYCDINPILKLSCKDTYLNQVFLYVFAGSIEVGTFFCIVISYTYILFAIFRIRSSSGRTKSLSTCISHFTCVALFYCPVFFTYLRPNSAYAADQDWVVSLFYTVIIPMLNPMIYSLRNQDVKQALVQFKIFAI, from the coding sequence ATGGAGCAAAGGAACAAAACACTTGTGACAGAATTTATTCTCTCTGGTCTCTCCTCCAACCCAAACCTTCGTCTGCCTCTCTTTCTGCTCTGCTCTTTAGTCTACATGGTAACTTTGCTGGGCAATCTTATGATCATTGTGTTGATTAGAATAACTCCAGGCTTGCAAACACCAATGTACTTCTTCCTTATGAACTTATCCTTTGTAGATATCCTGTATTCATCAGCTATTACACCCAACATCATGTCCAACATCCTCTCTGTAAATAAGACAATCTCCATCATTGCTTGTGCAATACAAATGTTCCTCTTCATTGGCCTGGTGAGTTCTGAAGGGATGATACTTGCGGTGATGGCCTATGACCGATATGTAGCTATATGTAAACCACTGTATTATACAATCATTATCAACAAATGGACATGTTTGCAACTAATTTTTTCAGTCTACATTGCAGGATGTCTTAATTCATTCATACATACTTATTGCGCATTTATCTTACCATTTTGTGGGTCTAATTATGTCAACCATTTCTATTGTGATATCAACCCCATCTTAAAACTGTCATGTAAAGATACATATCTTAACCAAGTTTTCTTATATGTTTTTGCTGGTTCTATTGAGGTGGGCACTTTTTTTTGTATAGTTATATCAtacacctacattttatttgccaTATTTAGAATTCGGTCTTCTAGTGGTAGGACCAAGTCACTCTCCACTTGTATTTCTCACTTTACTTGTGTTGCTTTATTCTACTGCCCAGTTTTCTTCACGTACTTACGACCAAATTCTGCATATGCAGCGGATCAGGACTGGGTGGTGTCATTGTTTTATACAGTAATAATACCAATGTTAAATCCCATGATCTATAGCTTAAGAAATCAAGATGTAAAACAAGCACTGGTACAATTTAAAATATTTGCTATTTAA